From a single Anas acuta chromosome 16, bAnaAcu1.1, whole genome shotgun sequence genomic region:
- the DNAJC5 gene encoding dnaJ homolog subfamily C member 5 — translation MADQRQRSLSTSGESLYHVLGLDKNATSDDIKKSYRKLALKYHPDKNPDNPEAAEKFKEINNAHAILTDATKRNIYDKYGSLGLYVAEQFGEENVNTYFVLSSWWAKALFVFCGLITGCYCCCCLCCCCNCCCGKCKPKPPEGEEQEYYVSPEDLEAQLQSDEREASDAPIVIQPASATETTQLTADSHPSYHTDGFN, via the exons ATGGCAGACCAGAGGCAACGTTCGCTGTCTACCTCTGGAGAATCGTTATACCACGTGCTAGGACTGGACAAGAATGCTACTTCTGATGACATTAAAAAGTCATACAG gaaaCTTGCATTGAAATATCATCCTGATAAAAACCCTGATAATccagaggcagcagaaaaaTTTAAAGAGATCAATAATGCACATGCAATATTGACCGATGCGACGAAGCGAAACATTTATGATAAGTATGGTTCTCTGGGTCTGTATGTAGCAGAGCAGTTTGGTGAAGAAAACGTGAACACGTATTTCGTCCTATCCAGCTGGTGGGCAAAG GCCTTGTTTGTGTTCTGTGGGCTCATCACAGGCTGCTATTGCTGttgctgtctgtgctgctgctgtaattGTTGCTGTGGGAAGTGTAAACCTAAACCTCCTGAAGGCGAAGAGCAGGAATACTACGTCTCTCCAGAGGACTTGGAGGCACAGTTGCAGTCAGATGAAAGGG aggcCTCAGACGCACCTATTGTGATACAGCCAGCATCAGCCACAGAGACGACCCAGCTCACAGCTGACTCTCACCCCAGCTACCACACTGATGGATTTAATTAA
- the LOC137865417 gene encoding corticoliberin-like, translating to MRLRMISAASILVLLFLPSETSSPLRWPPPRLPGAPQPNWEAWSGTPRPPPVPIGNPQPHGQPRLCQPRRARRPPPPRDPRGLQAGKRREGKPNSLDLTFHLLREFLEMSREERLAQKALSNKLLLQSIGK from the exons ATGCGGCTCAGGATGATTTCGGCTGCCTCCATCCTCGTCCTGCTCTTCCTACCCTCGGAGACCTCCTCGCCCCTGCGGtggcccccccccaggctgcccggagccccccaACCCAATTGGGAAGCGTGGTCGGGAACCCCGAGACCACCCCCGGTACCCATCGGCAACCCCCAACCCCACGGACAACCCCGGCTCTGCCAACCCCGGAGGG CAcggcggcccccccccccacgagacccccgggggctgcaggcgggCAAGAGGCGAGAGGGGAAACCCAACTCCCTGGACCTCACCTTCCACCTCCTGCGCGAGTTCCTGGAGATGTCCCGAGAGGAGAGACTGGCCCAGAAGGCGCTGAGCAataagctgctgctgcagagtaTAGGGAAGtga